The nucleotide window CGCCGAAAAAGTAACGGTTGAGCTTTTCGAGGATATTGCTCCACTTGCTGGACATCAGCAATCACCCATTCCATTTTTTTGGACCTTGCCTTTCCATTGTACAGAAGCTTGCAACAAACACCAAGGTTGCGCAAGAAATTCTTTATTCAAGAAAAAAACCACAGGAATCTATCCCATGGCTTTTGTCTTGAATGTAGTTGCTTTTATTCTTTTGGTTTTTTTCGTGCCAAGATAAATATCGGTTCAATCTTTCCTTCCTCATAAATGAATGGGAGTGCCGTGATTGGCATTCGTCCTTCGCCGAAAAATTTAAACGTCATTTGTGCGAGCACATCGTATCCTTGTTCATTTTGAATATCGGCGAGAATAAAAACATCCTGATGAGGAACGGCAAGGGCTAGTTCTCCGTTAATACTCTCGGCCATCTCTTTCACCCAAGCGTCATTTAATATCCTGCTTGCATCATATCCGTCATTCGTATTCACGAAATAAAAGCGATTCCCGGCAACATCATCCGCCCTGGTCGGAATGGAAAGAGAGCGAATGTTAAAACGGGCCGCTTCTTTCATTTTTTGCTCACTCATGCCCTCACGGTCCAACATTTTCCGGTCGATCAACGCATACGTCTTCCCTTGGTCCAGGGCATAATAA belongs to Salicibibacter cibi and includes:
- a CDS encoding DUF1444 family protein, coding for MEKKSKVLQRIEQEFSEHKIDVDEESRQVRIEHEEFGTGLTLDLPRLETKFENKGEEGFQETAAYIQETFAAMKKQKSLSGSEQMIYPVIRSTSFPTETEDGKELIVEAHTAETRIYYALDQGKTYALIDRKMLDREGMSEQKMKEAARFNIRSLSIPTRADDVAGNRFYFVNTNDGYDASRILNDAWVKEMAESINGELALAVPHQDVFILADIQNEQGYDVLAQMTFKFFGEGRMPITALPFIYEEGKIEPIFILARKKPKE